CCAGGAAAAGGCCAACTTGTAGTGGGCGCCCTTTCATTCCCCTCGCCATTTCCACCCGGTTCGCCATTCTCCCATCGAGGACCAGGGACGGCGAGAAATTTCTTTCGGGAAGGGATTTGCATTTGATAAAATTTTCCCCATGAGCGCCGAAATCCTCAACCAAACCCACCTCGCTCACAATACCTGCTTCGGCTGTGGCCATGAGAATCCCCATGGCTTGCACATCCGGATTTTCCGCGATGAAGAAAATCCCGAACGGCTGCGTGGCGTCCTGCATCCGAAGACCCACATGACCGGATTTCCGGGGATCACTCACGGCGGACTGCTCTATACAGCTCTGGATTGCATGGGAGCCTGGGTGCCGAAGATGCTGCGGCCGGGGAGCCAGGCGCTGTGGCTGCTTCGCACCGCCACCTTGACTTATCACAAGCCGGCCTTTCCCGAGCGGGACATCCAGCTGCTGGGATGGATCGAGAGCGAGGGTTCCGCCAAAGAAGCCATGACGGTTCACGTCGAGGCCCGCGACGAGAGCGGCGTCCTGCTGGCCGACGGGGCTTTCAAGGTAATCCCGGTTCCGCTCGATAAATTCCAAAAGATCACCGGTATCGCCTCAATCCCGGAAAACTGGCAGGACTTCTTCAAGCTCTAATCATGTCTCAGCGTCGTTCCAATCCCATCAGCCTCTTTCGCCCTCATCCCTGGCACGGCCTGGAACCCGGTTCCGCCGCCACCGGCATCCTCAACGCCTATATCGAGATCACGCCCTTCGACTTGGTGAAATACGAAGTCGACAAAAACACCGGCTATCTCCACGTCGACCGGCCCCAGCGCAGCAGCTCCCAGCCGCCGACGCTCTACGGTTTCGTGCCCCGCACTTACTGCGGCGAAAGGACCCGGAGGCTGGCGCCGAAGTCGAAGCGGGGCGACGGCGATCCGCTGGATATTTGCGTGCTGAGCGAGCGCGAAATCAGCCGGGCCGAGATCCTGCTGCGGGCCCGGGTCGTCGGCGGCTTGCAGATGGTGGATCACGGCGAGGCCGACGACAAGATTGTCGCGGTTTTGGAAGGCGATTACCTTTGGGGCCGGGCCCGGGAGATTCGCGATCTGCCGCCGGTCCTGATCGAGCGCTTGCAGCATTATTTCCTGACCTACAAGCTGGTTCCGGGCCAGCCGGCCAAGACCCGCATCGAACGGGTCTACGGGCGCTCCCACGCCCTCAAGGTCGTCCGGGCGGCGATGGCCGATTACCGCGAAAAATTCGAAAAGGGAATCTAGCTCGCCTTATTCTCGAATATCGACGTTCGCCGGAAGATCGTGGACCTGGGCGTAGCCCGGCGTCAGGTACTTCATGTAGCTGCCTTCGCCTTCCAGGAACTTCTTGAAAAACCCGATCGTGTAGTTTTCCAGCACCGGCTGCATGGTGTCGTAGTTCGGAGGCGGCTCGTCATGGGAGGCGTCGGAATTCCAAACGTCGTTCCCCTCGAAGAGGGCGATCAGCGGGTCGCCGCCCAGGAACTCATCGGTCAAACCGTCGGCCGGATCGGTGTCGAGCGAGCGATTCGAATCGGGGCTGGTTCCGACCTTGTCGCAAATGTTGCGGCCGCCGCCGAAAGCTCGGGCCACCAAAACGCTGAAGAGCTCGCCTTGGTTCCAATAGGTGCAGGCCTGGATGGCCGGCGCGCTCATCGCCGCCGAGTTGCAGGCCCGGACGCAAGCGCCGGTGGTCGGATCGATGAGACAGTTCGGCGTCGTTGGCGTGATCATATTGACCAAGGGTTCGACTTGGTTCGGATCCAGGGCCAGGGCGGCTTCCCGGGTTTCCTCGATCGCCAAGCAAAGGTCGGATTGGTAGCTGAAGTGCAGCGCGTTGGGTGTTTGGACCAAGATCCGCGGCGACGCGTTGACCGTCGTTTCGAAAATCTCGGGCATGGTCACGATGCCGGAGACCATCCGGGTTCCGCCCATAATCAAGTAGGGAATGGCGAGGCTGGCGATTTCTTCCAGGGTATTGTCGCGGCTCGGTTCATAGAGGACCATGGCTTTGAAGCGGGGATCGGCGGCGATGCCTTGGGCCGCCCAGCCCGAGGTCGCGGCCAAGGCCGCGCGGCCGCCGGCCGAGAAGCCGGAGAGGCCGATCCGCTCGGAATCGATGCTGGCGGCCACCGGATTGCCGGCCGACAAGGCGAAATCGAGGAGCAGCGAAGTGTCCACGACCCGCGCGACGTTGTTCGCCGAATGGCGCTGGACGATGACGATGAATCCGTGGCTGGCCATCAGCTCTTGCAAGGGCATTTGGGCGATCCGCTGGGCGTCGACGCCGGCGGCGTTTCCGCCGTGGTTATACACCACCAAGGGGAACAATCCGGCCGCCGGCGCGGCGTTCTGGACGGCGCATAAAGGCGAGCTCCGCTCGAAGCTTCCGCCGACTCCTATAATGGTGTACTTCGTGTCGCAGTCGGCGGGAGCCGAAGTCGGATAAAAGAGTTGGACTCGGGCCAAGCGGCCTCCGCTCATCGGCACGTTGTCGATCGTCCGAATGCCGACATTATAGGGGCCCTTCTGATCGGGCGGGGCGGCCTTGGCCTTGCCATAAACCTGGGAGGAAAGCCCCA
This bacterium DNA region includes the following protein-coding sequences:
- a CDS encoding hotdog fold domain-containing protein, which gives rise to MTGFPGITHGGLLYTALDCMGAWVPKMLRPGSQALWLLRTATLTYHKPAFPERDIQLLGWIESEGSAKEAMTVHVEARDESGVLLADGAFKVIPVPLDKFQKITGIASIPENWQDFFKL
- a CDS encoding inorganic pyrophosphatase, whose product is MSQRRSNPISLFRPHPWHGLEPGSAATGILNAYIEITPFDLVKYEVDKNTGYLHVDRPQRSSSQPPTLYGFVPRTYCGERTRRLAPKSKRGDGDPLDICVLSEREISRAEILLRARVVGGLQMVDHGEADDKIVAVLEGDYLWGRAREIRDLPPVLIERLQHYFLTYKLVPGQPAKTRIERVYGRSHALKVVRAAMADYREKFEKGI